From the Nitrospiria bacterium genome, the window ACAATCAGCATGGAGGCCCCATATCCCCAACCCCACCAGGCTTCGGGGTTATGCCCCTCCGCTACCACCTTGGTGAAATAAACACTGAAGGCAACGGTTACGATAATGGTGGTAAATGATGAGTTGGCAAAATCGTAAAAACACCATGCCCAGATTTCTTTTTTGGTGATGGGGATCGGAGTGGGTTTTGAAGGAACGTCAGCCCTCACGGGTCATCTCTCAGGGTTTAGTCTGGGTTAACACCTGAATCATTTCCTGATGAATTTTCCCATTGCTGGCCAGAATTTCTTTCATGTAAATAGAAAAGGGATTCCCTTTAAAATCACTAACCTTTGCTCCGGCCTCTTCGGCGATTAAACTTCCTGCAGCGGTATCCCATGGGGACAGTTTTAATTCCCAGAAACCGTCGAAACACCCCAAGGCCACATAGCAAAGATCCAAAGCAGCCGAACCCGTTCGGCGAACACCCTGGCAGCAACGGGTAAAATGAATAAAGTGGTCAAAATTGTTCTCGTCGCTAAATCGGGCATCATAGGCAAACCCGGTCACCAAAAGAGATTCCGAAAGCGATTGGATAGAAGAAACACCAAGTTTTTCTCCGTTTAAGAAAGAACCTTTTCCCCGTTCAGCGCTAAAAAGGTGGGATCGAACTGGGTCATAGACGACTCCAACCTGTATTTTCTCATCTACTTCCAACCCAATTGAGACACAGAAGGAAGGAAACCCATGGGCAAAATTGGTGGTTCCATCCAAAGGATCAATAATCCATTTCCAGGAGGATGGTGTCTTCACTCCCTTTCCCTCTTCGGCAAGAATTTGATGGTCAGGGTATTTCGCTCGGAGATATTGAACAATGGTTTCCTCTGATTTTTGATCCGCCTCGGTGATTAGGTTGATGACACCCTTGTAACCGATTTTCAGGTCTTTCCCTAAATAATTCATAAGCAGTTTCCCAGCCCTTTGGGCGACCTCGGAGGCGGTTTTTAGATATTCTTCCATTTTTGTCCCGCGTGATTGGTTGATGAAACCGGGTCACTATAACATACTCCGTTTACATTT encodes:
- a CDS encoding inositol monophosphatase family protein, producing the protein MEEYLKTASEVAQRAGKLLMNYLGKDLKIGYKGVINLITEADQKSEETIVQYLRAKYPDHQILAEEGKGVKTPSSWKWIIDPLDGTTNFAHGFPSFCVSIGLEVDEKIQVGVVYDPVRSHLFSAERGKGSFLNGEKLGVSSIQSLSESLLVTGFAYDARFSDENNFDHFIHFTRCCQGVRRTGSAALDLCYVALGCFDGFWELKLSPWDTAAGSLIAEEAGAKVSDFKGNPFSIYMKEILASNGKIHQEMIQVLTQTKP